A single genomic interval of Juglans regia cultivar Chandler chromosome 1, Walnut 2.0, whole genome shotgun sequence harbors:
- the LOC109013180 gene encoding uncharacterized protein LOC109013180 isoform X1, with amino-acid sequence MDLEIGSSSVTELFNSLPTCAYSPFISEKFAPNDADLKDSKSDKFEMTEAKQSLLEAIYQDDKAQLLTQAKRLFQSSSETSLHRCVVSKLLHFCCASDSVECAVALVNGEFGTVPLVNEMDEKGWSALHTAAESHAKRCVELLLKKRGRTDMKTKDGRSLLALELSLSSSRMELIWNPDDYSIEDLVVILTEQDLTTVRLLSEKTKEIAEVAYSNAIEGRIIPLAALLIVAPEKVNESVLELRDAESGSKEKMTIYEGVIREALSLGREMTTLRVVKGTSTPTEVEKAERRKLLLREIELLQLYGAVASSGFTEKRVRSPLISACQAGDVAVIELLLKTNIDVNDTDAEGNSALHWSLKAPPQQIKIVWLLLQHGAQVSQKNKLGLTSLHVAAANGNSQALQVFLLEDPDAISYKTEMKETPLFFAVKNDHTDCTELLLRWGANSEVLNLRRQRPIDLANSQDMRFMLNPTSISHMNRTFSVQSKYSSFQGDELISETCDALLHLTDEDCATENMICTSTKVEICKYFGSPRGCVRGGKCFYAHGEKELRQRHGIHDLTHSPTAKELRRKIYVGGLPPTLDSDSLGKVFEKQFGAVEDATVLGIQAGNEMKSRGFGFVTFKQETSASAAVETHYVMIMGKQAEIKSVFRKCFAFTESQKLSAEQYETQAESPNTKITEEAKLEQTSWVDRLRNGQHTICPNELQEHNVSPTSVDQSMPAWLRIFKKWLPRHLQDQTTRLKEGDYALSSLKGDFRATFGLELDHASLGYSKLSDFMKSLPGLCRVKVVPIGKCGPATHLVLLPNLPMPQQLLQHTLTMPCTPSLATTNESDDSDSNNSNCLQNLLNSWFCENDCFTDSSIESANPALEYPDVILAPKVTLPGVHLGFLQFLKPDPLFHGRSWQRNERDVGAGDTHDVRGGQLEGIKGKNLRHQKRHLVLEVLARKRNSTSVFFLGDFDFYKDYRASIKQGKCFACNQQEMLWANFPCRHLLWCSDCKWQAIVAAGDSEHKCVVCHVEVQKIDLLRWHESCQPASDDVLNAHEFPAFDPIPTRIRSTPSTKKKSPVLIGS; translated from the exons ATGGATCTG GAAATAGGAAGCTCCAGTGTCACCGAGCTCTTCAACTCGCTTCCGACATGCGCTTATTCTCCTTTCATCAGCGAAAAATTTGCTCCGAACGACGCCGATCTTAAGGACTCGAAATCCGATAAATTCGAGATGACCGAGGCCAAACAGAGTCTACTCGAAGCAATATATCAAGACGACAAGGCTCAGCTCCTCACTCAAGCAAAGCGGCTCTTCCAGAGCAGTTCGGAGACGTCGTTACACCGGTGCGTCGTGTCAAAGCTCCTCCATTTCTGCTGCGCATCCGACTCGGTGGAGTGCGCCGTTGCGTTGGTCAACGGAGAGTTCGGAACGGTGCCGTTGGTGAATGAGATGGACGAAAAGGGGTGGTCGGCTCTGCACACGGCGGCCGAGTCACACGCGAAACGGTGCGTTGAATTGCTGCTCAAGAAACGTGGTCGTACGGACATGAAGACAAAGGACGGTCGCTCGCTACTCGCTCTGGAGCTGTCTCTTTCTAGCAGCAG GATGGAGTTGATTTGGAATCCGGATGACTACTCCATCGAGGACTTGGTCGTTATTCTCACTGAACAG GATTTGACTACGGTAAGACTTCTTAGcgagaaaacaaaggaaatagcTGAGGTGGCGTACTCAAACGCCATCGAAGGCCGTATTATTCCGTTAGCTGCTCTGCTCATAGTAGCGCCGGAAAAGGTTAACGAATCCGTTCTGGAGTTGCGTGATGCCGAGTCGGGCTCCAAAGAGAAGATGACCATATACGAAGGCGTGATAAGGGAGGCCTTGTCCTTGGGCCGAGAAATGACGACGTTGAGAGTGGTCAAAGGAACCAGTACCCCGACCGAAGTCGAGAAAGCCGAGAGGAGGAAGCTCCTGCTGCGCGAGATAGAGTTGCTCCAGCTGTACGGAGCCGTAGCCTCGAGCGGTTTTACGGAGAAGAGGGTGAGGTCACCATTGATCAGTGCATGCCAG GCAGGAGATGTAGCCGTCATCGAGCTGCTTTTAAAGACAAACATAGATGTAAACGACACCGATGCTGAAGGAAACTCTGCTCTTCATTGGTCCCTCAAGGCGCCTCCTCAGCAGATAaa AATTGTATGGCTCCTTCTGCAACATGGCGCCCAAGTAAGCCAAAAGAATAAGTTGGGGTTGACTTCTCTTCATGTCGCTGCCGCTAATGGTAACTCACAGGCACTTCAG GTCTTTCTATTGGAAGACCCAGATGCTATCAGCTATAAAACAGAAATGAAAGAAACCCCACTGTTTTTTGCAGTGAAGAATGACCATACTGACTGTACTGAGCTTCTTTTAAGATGGGGAGCAAATAGCGAGGTCCTCAATTTGCG TAGACAGAGACCCATAGACTTGGCAAATTCTCAAGATATGCGTTTCATGCTGAATCCAACCAGTATTAGCCACA TGAATCGTACTTTCTCAGTTCAAAGTAAATATAGTAGTTTTCAAGGTGACGAACTGATTTCAGAGACATGTGATGCACTTCTACACTTGACAGACGAGGACTGTGCTACGGAAAA TATGATCTGCACGAGCACAAAGGTTGAGATTTGCAAATACTTTGGATCTCCTCGTGGATGTGTGAGAGGAGGAAAGTGTTTTTATGCACATGGTGAAAAGGAGCTTCGACAGAGGCATGGAATCCATGATCTGACTCATTCTCCTACTGCCAAGGAACTGAGACGGAAAATATATGTGGGAGGTCTCCCTCCAACTTTGGACTCTG ACTCATTGGGtaaagtttttgaaaaacaattcGGTGCAGTGGAAGATGCTACAGTTCTTGGAATTCAAGccggaaatgaaatgaaatctcGAGGATTCGGCTTTGTTACATTTAAACAAGAGACATCTGCGTCAGCAGCTGTTGAAACACACTATGTCATGATCATGGGCAAGCAAGCTGAGATTAAAAGCGTATTCCGAAAATGCTTTGCATTCACCGAGTCCCAAAAACTGTCAGCAGAACAATACGAGACTCAAGCAGAATCACCGAATACGAAGATTACAGAAGAGGCTAAACTCGAACAAACGTCCTGGGTTGATAGATTACGCAATGGCCAACATACGATATGCCCCAATGAACTTCAAGAACATAATGTAAGTCCCACCTCTGTGGACCAAAGCATGCCTGCGTGGCTCAGGATTTTTAAGAAGTGGCTGCCGCGTCACTTGCAAGATCAAACAACACGTTTGAAGGAAGGAGATTATGCTCTCTCATCTCTTAAAGGTGATTTCAGGGCAACATTTGGCTTGGAATTGGATCACGCGTCTCTCGGCTACTCTAAACTTAGTGATTTCATGAAATCTCTCCCTGGACTTTGTCGCGTGAAGGTTGTCCCCATAGGCAAATGCGGACCTGCTACTCACTTGGTCCTCCTGCCTAACCTTCCTATGCCTCAGCAACTATTGCAACATACACTCACAATGCCTTGCACGCCCTCTCTTGCTACAACTAATGAGAGTGATGATTCTGATTCTAATAATTCCAATTGTCTTCAGAACCTTCTTAATTCCTGGTTTTGTGAAAATGATTGCTTCACTGATAGCAGCATTGAGTCAGCAAATCCAGCCCTTGAGTACCCTGATGTGATTTTGGCTCCAAAGGTTACATTACCTGGTGTGCACCTGGGGTTTCTTCAATTCTTGAAGCCAGACCCTCTCTTCCATGGTCGATCGTGGCAACGAAATGAAAGAGACGTAGGTGCAGGAGATACTCACGACGTAAGAGGAGGGCAACTAGAGGGAATTAAAGGGAAGAATCTGAGGCATCAAAAGAGGCATTTGGTTTTGGAGGTCCTTGCCAGAAAAAGGAACAGCACATCGGTGTTCTTTCTCGGTGACTTCGATTTCTACAAG GATTATAGGGCAAGCATCAAGCAAGGGAAGTGCTTTGCATGCAACCAGCAGGAGATGTTATGGGCCAACTTTCCGTGCCGACACTTGCTGTGGTGTAGTGATTGTAAGTGGCAAGCCATCGTGGCAGCTGGCGATTCTGAGCACAAATGTGTTGTGTGTCATGTCGAAGtccaaaaaattgatttactCCGATGGCATGAATCTTGTCAGCCTGCTAGTGATGATGTCCTCAACGCTCATGAGTTCCCAGCTTTCGATCCGATTCCTACTCGAATACGAAG TACTCCATCCACAAAGAAGAAAAGCCCAGTACTGATTGGTAGCTGA
- the LOC109013180 gene encoding uncharacterized protein LOC109013180 isoform X2 produces MDLEIGSSSVTELFNSLPTCAYSPFISEKFAPNDADLKDSKSDKFEMTEAKQSLLEAIYQDDKAQLLTQAKRLFQSSSETSLHRCVVSKLLHFCCASDSVECAVALVNGEFGTVPLVNEMDEKGWSALHTAAESHAKRCVELLLKKRGRTDMKTKDGRSLLALELSLSSSRMELIWNPDDYSIEDLVVILTEQDLTTVRLLSEKTKEIAEVAYSNAIEGRIIPLAALLIVAPEKVNESVLELRDAESGSKEKMTIYEGVIREALSLGREMTTLRVVKGTSTPTEVEKAERRKLLLREIELLQLYGAVASSGFTEKRVRSPLISACQAGDVAVIELLLKTNIDVNDTDAEGNSALHWSLKAPPQQIKIVWLLLQHGAQVSQKNKLGLTSLHVAAANGNSQALQVFLLEDPDAISYKTEMKETPLFFAVKNDHTDCTELLLRWGANSEVLNLRQRPIDLANSQDMRFMLNPTSISHMNRTFSVQSKYSSFQGDELISETCDALLHLTDEDCATENMICTSTKVEICKYFGSPRGCVRGGKCFYAHGEKELRQRHGIHDLTHSPTAKELRRKIYVGGLPPTLDSDSLGKVFEKQFGAVEDATVLGIQAGNEMKSRGFGFVTFKQETSASAAVETHYVMIMGKQAEIKSVFRKCFAFTESQKLSAEQYETQAESPNTKITEEAKLEQTSWVDRLRNGQHTICPNELQEHNVSPTSVDQSMPAWLRIFKKWLPRHLQDQTTRLKEGDYALSSLKGDFRATFGLELDHASLGYSKLSDFMKSLPGLCRVKVVPIGKCGPATHLVLLPNLPMPQQLLQHTLTMPCTPSLATTNESDDSDSNNSNCLQNLLNSWFCENDCFTDSSIESANPALEYPDVILAPKVTLPGVHLGFLQFLKPDPLFHGRSWQRNERDVGAGDTHDVRGGQLEGIKGKNLRHQKRHLVLEVLARKRNSTSVFFLGDFDFYKDYRASIKQGKCFACNQQEMLWANFPCRHLLWCSDCKWQAIVAAGDSEHKCVVCHVEVQKIDLLRWHESCQPASDDVLNAHEFPAFDPIPTRIRSTPSTKKKSPVLIGS; encoded by the exons ATGGATCTG GAAATAGGAAGCTCCAGTGTCACCGAGCTCTTCAACTCGCTTCCGACATGCGCTTATTCTCCTTTCATCAGCGAAAAATTTGCTCCGAACGACGCCGATCTTAAGGACTCGAAATCCGATAAATTCGAGATGACCGAGGCCAAACAGAGTCTACTCGAAGCAATATATCAAGACGACAAGGCTCAGCTCCTCACTCAAGCAAAGCGGCTCTTCCAGAGCAGTTCGGAGACGTCGTTACACCGGTGCGTCGTGTCAAAGCTCCTCCATTTCTGCTGCGCATCCGACTCGGTGGAGTGCGCCGTTGCGTTGGTCAACGGAGAGTTCGGAACGGTGCCGTTGGTGAATGAGATGGACGAAAAGGGGTGGTCGGCTCTGCACACGGCGGCCGAGTCACACGCGAAACGGTGCGTTGAATTGCTGCTCAAGAAACGTGGTCGTACGGACATGAAGACAAAGGACGGTCGCTCGCTACTCGCTCTGGAGCTGTCTCTTTCTAGCAGCAG GATGGAGTTGATTTGGAATCCGGATGACTACTCCATCGAGGACTTGGTCGTTATTCTCACTGAACAG GATTTGACTACGGTAAGACTTCTTAGcgagaaaacaaaggaaatagcTGAGGTGGCGTACTCAAACGCCATCGAAGGCCGTATTATTCCGTTAGCTGCTCTGCTCATAGTAGCGCCGGAAAAGGTTAACGAATCCGTTCTGGAGTTGCGTGATGCCGAGTCGGGCTCCAAAGAGAAGATGACCATATACGAAGGCGTGATAAGGGAGGCCTTGTCCTTGGGCCGAGAAATGACGACGTTGAGAGTGGTCAAAGGAACCAGTACCCCGACCGAAGTCGAGAAAGCCGAGAGGAGGAAGCTCCTGCTGCGCGAGATAGAGTTGCTCCAGCTGTACGGAGCCGTAGCCTCGAGCGGTTTTACGGAGAAGAGGGTGAGGTCACCATTGATCAGTGCATGCCAG GCAGGAGATGTAGCCGTCATCGAGCTGCTTTTAAAGACAAACATAGATGTAAACGACACCGATGCTGAAGGAAACTCTGCTCTTCATTGGTCCCTCAAGGCGCCTCCTCAGCAGATAaa AATTGTATGGCTCCTTCTGCAACATGGCGCCCAAGTAAGCCAAAAGAATAAGTTGGGGTTGACTTCTCTTCATGTCGCTGCCGCTAATGGTAACTCACAGGCACTTCAG GTCTTTCTATTGGAAGACCCAGATGCTATCAGCTATAAAACAGAAATGAAAGAAACCCCACTGTTTTTTGCAGTGAAGAATGACCATACTGACTGTACTGAGCTTCTTTTAAGATGGGGAGCAAATAGCGAGGTCCTCAATTTGCG ACAGAGACCCATAGACTTGGCAAATTCTCAAGATATGCGTTTCATGCTGAATCCAACCAGTATTAGCCACA TGAATCGTACTTTCTCAGTTCAAAGTAAATATAGTAGTTTTCAAGGTGACGAACTGATTTCAGAGACATGTGATGCACTTCTACACTTGACAGACGAGGACTGTGCTACGGAAAA TATGATCTGCACGAGCACAAAGGTTGAGATTTGCAAATACTTTGGATCTCCTCGTGGATGTGTGAGAGGAGGAAAGTGTTTTTATGCACATGGTGAAAAGGAGCTTCGACAGAGGCATGGAATCCATGATCTGACTCATTCTCCTACTGCCAAGGAACTGAGACGGAAAATATATGTGGGAGGTCTCCCTCCAACTTTGGACTCTG ACTCATTGGGtaaagtttttgaaaaacaattcGGTGCAGTGGAAGATGCTACAGTTCTTGGAATTCAAGccggaaatgaaatgaaatctcGAGGATTCGGCTTTGTTACATTTAAACAAGAGACATCTGCGTCAGCAGCTGTTGAAACACACTATGTCATGATCATGGGCAAGCAAGCTGAGATTAAAAGCGTATTCCGAAAATGCTTTGCATTCACCGAGTCCCAAAAACTGTCAGCAGAACAATACGAGACTCAAGCAGAATCACCGAATACGAAGATTACAGAAGAGGCTAAACTCGAACAAACGTCCTGGGTTGATAGATTACGCAATGGCCAACATACGATATGCCCCAATGAACTTCAAGAACATAATGTAAGTCCCACCTCTGTGGACCAAAGCATGCCTGCGTGGCTCAGGATTTTTAAGAAGTGGCTGCCGCGTCACTTGCAAGATCAAACAACACGTTTGAAGGAAGGAGATTATGCTCTCTCATCTCTTAAAGGTGATTTCAGGGCAACATTTGGCTTGGAATTGGATCACGCGTCTCTCGGCTACTCTAAACTTAGTGATTTCATGAAATCTCTCCCTGGACTTTGTCGCGTGAAGGTTGTCCCCATAGGCAAATGCGGACCTGCTACTCACTTGGTCCTCCTGCCTAACCTTCCTATGCCTCAGCAACTATTGCAACATACACTCACAATGCCTTGCACGCCCTCTCTTGCTACAACTAATGAGAGTGATGATTCTGATTCTAATAATTCCAATTGTCTTCAGAACCTTCTTAATTCCTGGTTTTGTGAAAATGATTGCTTCACTGATAGCAGCATTGAGTCAGCAAATCCAGCCCTTGAGTACCCTGATGTGATTTTGGCTCCAAAGGTTACATTACCTGGTGTGCACCTGGGGTTTCTTCAATTCTTGAAGCCAGACCCTCTCTTCCATGGTCGATCGTGGCAACGAAATGAAAGAGACGTAGGTGCAGGAGATACTCACGACGTAAGAGGAGGGCAACTAGAGGGAATTAAAGGGAAGAATCTGAGGCATCAAAAGAGGCATTTGGTTTTGGAGGTCCTTGCCAGAAAAAGGAACAGCACATCGGTGTTCTTTCTCGGTGACTTCGATTTCTACAAG GATTATAGGGCAAGCATCAAGCAAGGGAAGTGCTTTGCATGCAACCAGCAGGAGATGTTATGGGCCAACTTTCCGTGCCGACACTTGCTGTGGTGTAGTGATTGTAAGTGGCAAGCCATCGTGGCAGCTGGCGATTCTGAGCACAAATGTGTTGTGTGTCATGTCGAAGtccaaaaaattgatttactCCGATGGCATGAATCTTGTCAGCCTGCTAGTGATGATGTCCTCAACGCTCATGAGTTCCCAGCTTTCGATCCGATTCCTACTCGAATACGAAG TACTCCATCCACAAAGAAGAAAAGCCCAGTACTGATTGGTAGCTGA
- the LOC109013177 gene encoding NAP1-related protein 2-like, with protein sequence MVADKGKKSKVSEVAEEADSDPIDGDLVLSVEKLQEVQDELEKVNEEASDKVLEVEQKYNEIRRPVYIRRNEIIKTIPDFWLTAFLSHPALCDLLSEEDQKIFKYIKSLDVEDFSDVASGYSITFNVDENPYFEETKLTKTFTFYDEGTTKITGTNIKWKEGTAASNGVNHVKKGNKRPLAEESFFSWFSETHQKDVAELHDEIAELIKEDLWPNPLKYFNNEADEEDSDDDADDEEENGDDDEQDDVEDSD encoded by the exons ATGGTGGCTGACAAAGGTAAGAAATCGAAGGTCTCGGAGGTAGCCGAGGAGGCTGATTCCGATCCCATTGATGGCGATCTCGTTCTCTCTGTCGAGAAGTTGCAGGAGGTTCAAGATGAGCTCGAGAAG GTCAATGAAGAGGCCAGTGACAAGGTGTTGGAAGTTGAGCAGAAATATAATGAGATACGCAGACCTGTCTATATCAGACGCAATGAGATCATCAAAACTATTCCTGACTTCTGGTTAACTGCT TTCCTGAGCCACCCTGCATTGTGTGATCTCTTGAGCGAGGAAGACCAGAAG ATCTTCAAGTACATAAAATCTCTTGATGTAGAGGATTTTAGTGATGTGGCATCAGGGTACTCCATTACGTTT AATGTGGACGAGAATCCTTATTTTGAAGAGACAAAGCTGACAAAGACCTTCACATTCTATGACGAGGGAACGACTAAAATAACTGGTACAAACATCAAGTGGAAGGAGGGCACG GCTGCTTCTAATGGAGTCAATCATGTGAAAAAAGGGAATAAACGGCCACTTGCTGAGGAGAG CTTCTTCAGTTGGTTTAGTGAAACCCATCAGAAAGATGTTGCAGAGCTTCATGATGAG ATTGCAGAGTTAATAAAGGAGGATTTGTGGCCCAATCCGCTGAAGTATTTTAAcaat GAGGCTGATGAAGAGGACTCTGACGATGATGCTGATGATGAAGAG GAaaatggtgatgatgatgaacaaGACGATGTCGAAGACAGTGATTAG